Part of the Verrucomicrobiia bacterium genome is shown below.
TGGTTCTGACGAATTGACAAATTCCTGACAACTCCGGCGGCGGTCGAGCTCAGGCTCAATCCAACCAAGACACGCTTATGAATCTGACACGCATTCTCCGCAGGGGTGTCCTCGTGCAACGCCCGGTCCCCTTCACGATGTTCCTCGCGGCCATCCTCAGCCTTTCCGGAGTGCGGGAGGGATTCGCCGCAGATCCCATCGAAGCCGCGCTGCAACAGGGACTGGTCGCTGAGGAGGCGCAACGCGATTTCCGGGCGGCGCGCGCCGCCTATGACGAGGCGGTGCGCCTGGCGGACGCCCGCCGGGGGACCACCGCCACGGCACTCTACCGTCTGGCCGACGTGGAGCGGCGCCTTGGGGACATCGAGGCGGCGCGGACTCACTTCGAGCGACTGATCCGCGAATATCCGGAGCAGACCGCGCTGATCGAACTGGCGCGACGTGAGACGGTGCCGGAAGGAACGGACCCAGGTCAGCGCGGGGACGATCCGAACCAACTCCTGCGGCAGGAAATCGCGGTCGCCGAAGAGGCATTGAGACTTGTTCAGGGGCGGCAGGCCTCGCGGGAGGAAGTGCTGCGCGCCCAGCGCGAGGTCCTGTCGCTCAAGCGACAGTTGGCATCGCAACCGCGTCTTCTCGACGTGGTGGATTTGGACCTGACAGTTCCCTCCAAACCGGCCACCAACCCGGCTCCGTCACGCCGTTTGCTTACCCTCAGCGAGGAAGAAGTGGAATTGGCCCGGCTCCGGCGACTGGCTGAGGAAAGCCCGGATCTGCTGCGGCGTCCCGGCCCCAACGGGACGCCCTTGCAGAACGCGGCGAGCAAGGAGTGGATCGCGGTTGTGGAGTTTCTGCTGGATCTGGGGGTTTCCCCGGATGATTCCAGTCAGCACACCCGGACGACGGCCCTGCAACGGGCCGTCAGCAAGGGAAACCTGAAACTCGCCACCCTCCTTCTGGATCGGGGTGCCGACGTCAACGCCCGGGGAAACGGCTCCGAAACGGCGCTTCACGTGGCGGCACGATCCGGACACCGGGCCGTTGCGGAGTTGCTGATCGAGCGCGGTGCGCACCTCAATGATCCAGGGAGCACAATTCAACACACAGATTCACCCGGAAACAATCTGGAGGGGGTCAGCAGAGGCAACACACCCCTCCATCTTGCAGCACACCACGGTGCCCCATCCCTGGTGGACCTGCTCCTCGCGAGAGGGGCCGCCCTTGAGGCGAAAAATGACCTCGGTCGGACACCCCTTGTGATTGCAGTGGTTTCTCAGCAACCCGCCTGCGTTGACCGCCTGCTCAGGGCGGGTGCCAACAGCGACGTCATGGCGCGAATGCCCGGCTCAGAGTGGGAGAGCACTCCGGTCCAATGGGCGGCCGGAGCTGGAGAAGAGGCCATTCTCAAGATGTTGCTCGACGCCGGATCCACTCCTCGCACGGCATACCCGAATGGAACCACGCCCCTGCACCTGGCCGCAGCTCAAGGGCACGACGGCAGCGTACGGGTGCTGCTGAAGGCAGGTGCGAATCCCAATGCACGAACGGACGACGGCAAGACCCCGCTCGACCTCGCGCCCGAACCCATCCAGCAAACGCTTCGGGATACCGGAGGAACCAATGCCGTGCCGCCCTCTCAGCGGGGGCCGAATTCAGGGGTCCCAAGGCAGATTCCGGCGGTTGTCCGAATGCCTCAGCCGCTTGGGATTCAACATGTCCAAGGTTTTCATCCTTCCAGAACGCAGTCCGGATTACCAGCGCGAATCCACGGCGAGGTCTTTGGTGTCATCCCCATTGAAGTCGGGTCGCCCGTTCGGCTCCGCCGAGCATTGGAATCCCTCAATCCGCCGTCATCCGCGGATCTGGCCCATGTTCAGTTGCGACGAATGGACCCGGCGTCCGGAACTCAGGAAACCATCGAACTGGACCTTACCGCTCCCGAAGACGCCTCGCCGGAGTCCGACCCGGTCCTTCAGCCGGGGGATGAAGTCCTGATTCCCCCACGCCCGCGCAGGCCCTGAGCGCTTGGCGAACAATTCGGACGGACAGGTCATCAGTGGATCACCTCACCCGGTCACCCACTGGTTCCACCGCCGGTGGGTACGAGGCTCCCGCCGCGTCACACGCGCAATCGCGAGCCAGGCCTGTGGGGG
Proteins encoded:
- a CDS encoding ankyrin repeat domain-containing protein gives rise to the protein MNLTRILRRGVLVQRPVPFTMFLAAILSLSGVREGFAADPIEAALQQGLVAEEAQRDFRAARAAYDEAVRLADARRGTTATALYRLADVERRLGDIEAARTHFERLIREYPEQTALIELARRETVPEGTDPGQRGDDPNQLLRQEIAVAEEALRLVQGRQASREEVLRAQREVLSLKRQLASQPRLLDVVDLDLTVPSKPATNPAPSRRLLTLSEEEVELARLRRLAEESPDLLRRPGPNGTPLQNAASKEWIAVVEFLLDLGVSPDDSSQHTRTTALQRAVSKGNLKLATLLLDRGADVNARGNGSETALHVAARSGHRAVAELLIERGAHLNDPGSTIQHTDSPGNNLEGVSRGNTPLHLAAHHGAPSLVDLLLARGAALEAKNDLGRTPLVIAVVSQQPACVDRLLRAGANSDVMARMPGSEWESTPVQWAAGAGEEAILKMLLDAGSTPRTAYPNGTTPLHLAAAQGHDGSVRVLLKAGANPNARTDDGKTPLDLAPEPIQQTLRDTGGTNAVPPSQRGPNSGVPRQIPAVVRMPQPLGIQHVQGFHPSRTQSGLPARIHGEVFGVIPIEVGSPVRLRRALESLNPPSSADLAHVQLRRMDPASGTQETIELDLTAPEDASPESDPVLQPGDEVLIPPRPRRP